The Methyloceanibacter stevinii sequence TGCGAGCCCGGCGGGATTGACCACGTCGTCGAAGCTGACCGTGATGGGCGCCGTGACCGGCGCTTTACCGAAAACGCCGCTGGCCGCTTCCAGCGCGCGATACTTGGTGAGTTCAGGCGCACCCGCATAGCGCGTCGGCCGCAGCATGTCCGCGGCCCGGGCAAAGCCGAGGTCAAGCAGACCGTCCTCACGGATTGGATCCGGCCAGGCACGATCGGCGAAGACACGCGCATCGGGGCGCAGAGCGACGCCGGCATTGATCAGTGAACCGCCCCCAAGGCCGCACCCGACCACCACGTTGATGTCCGAGCCCAGGCGAACGTCGTACAGCCCCGTTCCGGACCCGGACCGCTTCTTGCCGCTATGGACCTGAAGCTCGCGCCGAAGCTCGGGCATGCGCGAGGGGAACCCGCCGACCGGCACCTCCCGGCCCCGCTCCAGGACACAGACGCGCTGGCCCGCGCGCGCGAGCCTAGACGCGGCGATGCCGCCCCCATAGCCGGATCCGACCACGACCACGTCGTAGGCCGGCCGCATGGCCGCGCGGTCAAGGGATAGCGTTTCAGGCTGCTGCATGCCTCTCAATACCTCGGCTCCGGCAGGACTTCCAACACGTTATGGACCACGAGATGCGCTCGCTTCACTTCCAATCACACAACCGCGAGTGTCCCTACCGCCCACCTCCGCGACTCCTTATCGTTCCAGACAGACAACAATGTGGAGACGTTCAATGATCGCGCGATGGATTTTCGCCAGCCTGACGGCCGCCTTCCTGGCGCTGTTCGTGCTCGCCATGCATGGCCAAACTGCGATGGCGGAAGACGCGGCGGAGACCAAGACCGCCATTTTCGCCGGCGGCTGCTTCTGGTGCGTGGAGGATGCGTTCGACAAGGTCGACGGCGTGACCGAAACGGTCTCCGGCTATGCGGGCGGCACCCTGAAGAACCCCACCTACGCCAACCACAAGACCCATGTGGAAGCCCTCAAGGTCACCTACGATCCGTCGAAAGTGACTTATGCGGAGCTCCTCGACAATTACTGGCACAATATCGATCCGTTCGATCCGGCCGGCCAGTTCTGCGACAAGGGCCCCGCCTACCATACGGTCGTGTTCGTCACCAACGATGCGGAAAAGGCACTCGCCGAGAAGACCAAGCAGGAGATCGCGGAACAGTTCGGTAAGAAGGTGGAGACCGAGATCCGTCCGACCACGACGTTCACCGCGGCCGAGGAGTACCACCAGGATTACCACACGAAAAATCCGGTGAGCTACAAGTACTACAAATGGGGCTGCGGCCGCGCCCAGCGCCTGTCCGAGATCTGGGGCGACAAGAGCAGCTGATCCGACGCAGAGCAGATACGGCTGAAACGAAAATGGGGCGCGTGCGCATCGCAATGACGACGGGACGGCGCCCCATTCGGCAATCTATGACGGCGTGCGGCTAGTAGCCGATCCAGACGCCGCGCTTGCGGGCCTTCTTCCAGTCCTTGCGGCGGTCCTTCCAAGCGTCGCGGCGATCCTTGCAGGCCTGCTTGTAGGCTTTGCGCGACCACTTGTCGTAAGGGTACATCCATTTCGCGCGGTCGGCGCAGCTGGGAGCCGCGTTGGCCGGGGCCGGGGCCGAAACGAGCGTTGCGCTGCCGGCGATCACCGCGGCGGCTATCGAACACAGAACAAGCTTCTTCATCGCTGGTCTCCTCCGTATGCACGGGATTGGCACGGCACCTCGCCCCAACAGGCAAAAAGAAAGGGGCCCAAATGAGCCCCTTTCTTGCATTTCTGATGTCAATCGATCTCGGATCGATGTGCCCGCTTACGAGCGGTCCTTCAGGAAGTTCAGCTTCGAGAACCGGCCGCCGTCGGCCTTGGCCGACTTCATCGACTTCTTGCACTCGCGCTTGATCTTGACCCGCTCCATCATGCTGGTGGCCTTGACCTTCGCCACTTCCTGGCAGGTCTTCGCGGCCTGGGCCGGGGACGCAAGCGTGGCGCCGGCAATCAGAGCAGCCGCAGCGGTGGCGAGAAGGACATTCTTGTGCATGGATTCAATCCTTAAAGGCAGTCTCTGGATTCGAGACCAGGGGTTGGATGCGAGGCTTCGGTCTCTTTGCGAATCATCCGAATCTCCCGCGATCGGAAGAGCATTCCAATCGGCGAATTTCTACGCGCGGACAACTGCAAAATTACGGCAGTCGCGCACATGGTTTCGCCAAAATTAACAGGCGCCGACACGCGCCTAACTCCCAGCTTGACCTAAAGCCGTTTGCTCCCCTACGTAGCCGTCCATGAGTGCGCCGATACCCCTTTCCCATATCCGAAACTTCTCGATCATCGCCCATATCGACCATGGCAAATCGACCCTGGCCGACCGGCTGATCCAGCTTTGCGGCGGCCTCACGGCGCGGGAGATGAAGGAGCAAGTGCTCGACTCCATGGATATCGAGCGCGAGCGCGGCATCACCATCAAGGCTCAAACCGTGCGCCTGGACTATCGGGCCAAGGACGGAAAGCTCTACGAACTGAACCTGATCGACACGCCGGGCCATGTGGACTTTGCCTACGAGGTCAACCGGTCGCTCGCCGCGTGCGAAGGCTCTCTCCTCGTCGTGGATGCGACCCAAGGCGTCGAAGCGCAGACGCTCGCCAATGTCTATCAGGCGCTGGACAACGATCACGAGATCGTCCCCGTCCTGAACAAGATCGATCTGCCGGCCGCGGAGCCGGAGCGGGTCCGCGCCCAGATCGAGGACGTGATCGGGCTGGACGCATCCGACGCAGTAGAGATCTCGGCCAAGACCGGTCTCGGCGTCGAAGACGTACTCGAGGCGATCGTGACGCGCCTGCCGGCGCCGCAAGGGGATGTGGACGCCCCGCTCAAGGCCATGCTCGTGGACAGCTGGTACGACGCCTATCTCGGCGTCGTCGTGCTTATCCGCGTCATCGACGGCACGCTGCGGAAAGGCCAGCGTATCCGGCTGATGTCGACCGGCGCAGGCTATCAGGTCGACCGTTGCGGCATCTTCCGCCCCAAACAGGAGATGCGCGACAAGCTCGGCCCCGGCGAGATCGGCTTCTTCACCGCCGCCATCAAGGAAGTGGCCGACACCCGCGTCGGCGATACCGTGACGGACGAGAAGAAGCCGACCGAGAAGCCGCTGGCGGGCTTCCAGCCGGCACAGCCTGTCGTGTTCTG is a genomic window containing:
- the lepA gene encoding translation elongation factor 4, whose product is MSAPIPLSHIRNFSIIAHIDHGKSTLADRLIQLCGGLTAREMKEQVLDSMDIERERGITIKAQTVRLDYRAKDGKLYELNLIDTPGHVDFAYEVNRSLAACEGSLLVVDATQGVEAQTLANVYQALDNDHEIVPVLNKIDLPAAEPERVRAQIEDVIGLDASDAVEISAKTGLGVEDVLEAIVTRLPAPQGDVDAPLKAMLVDSWYDAYLGVVVLIRVIDGTLRKGQRIRLMSTGAGYQVDRCGIFRPKQEMRDKLGPGEIGFFTAAIKEVADTRVGDTVTDEKKPTEKPLAGFQPAQPVVFCGLFPVDSGDFEDLREAVGKLRLNDASFEYEVETSAALGFGFRCGFLGLLHLEIVRERLEREFDIDLIATAPSVVYHVFLTDGTMIELHNPADMPEPQKIEHIEEPWIEASILVPDEHLGAVLKLCEDRRGRQKTLTYAGARAMIVYDLPLNEVVFDFYDRLKSVTRGYASFDYHITGYEQGDLVKMSMLVNAEPVDALSVIVHRGRAEARGRAMVDKLKDLIPRHMFKIPIQPPSAARSIARETISALRKDVTAKCYGGDITRKRKLLEKQKAGKKKMRSFGKVDIPQEAFIAALKMDAD
- the msrA gene encoding peptide-methionine (S)-S-oxide reductase MsrA, translating into MIARWIFASLTAAFLALFVLAMHGQTAMAEDAAETKTAIFAGGCFWCVEDAFDKVDGVTETVSGYAGGTLKNPTYANHKTHVEALKVTYDPSKVTYAELLDNYWHNIDPFDPAGQFCDKGPAYHTVVFVTNDAEKALAEKTKQEIAEQFGKKVETEIRPTTTFTAAEEYHQDYHTKNPVSYKYYKWGCGRAQRLSEIWGDKSS